The Candidatus Flexicrinis affinis genome has a segment encoding these proteins:
- a CDS encoding exodeoxyribonuclease V subunit gamma yields MELWRSEPGGGKTHAVIELVQQVASQHPLQRIWVVLPTSRQRAAFRDRLLHTLQSRPAPTFNVELFNFYSLTRRVLNLIGEPVRSLTPAARQHLLRQLAAHTPLDTLTEGSTQPGFAVAIGKLIGELKSDRVIPETFDAAARTHGTGKDSDIARLYAAYQETLRRNALVDTEGEAWLALARLREVDWNPHLELFVADGFDNFTPVQADLLRAIAARAGRSVVTLSHVAGREDGIGRRFEAAAMAIEPVEVRPLASSAPRIELIRHIVQHGFALDGQPHRTTPDAARSVLLIEAHSVSSEARAVMRHVKRLLVEHRAPPDDVLIALRDWDRYAEPLAAAASEYGVPIALQSGTALVRHPLLALIRTVLTLPQQEFRFNTVIDVLRSPYVALAGLEPQLISKLEAVGRALTVVRGRNAWFDALDAAVDLTGKDGEPLLTSDERDLLSDALLTLFGAVTPDPAPTTVWNQVRRFEDLLGPDPTLLDREPESGNSLGITAMAREGSTSERDTDALRAVKGILREMLLTEDLLDAVDIPGGSMVTWDEFVRDLLAAAEVTTIEVDRDRSGRVLIATTSECRGTPHNHVVIMGLSEGIFPAPVASDPIYLDSERTALTYDGSPLLRPVADRADDDSVFFELLALAKSTLTLSRPTARTNGSWPASVLWNGIHEILPEQIPDACRITVRSGESAHPQDAASPHELIESLYVRFGDSAAETLRRVSAVETAHVRRASGAELARREFARARTADPTNPYADHIGDLRLFAASKPLSLQWDTHWWSASQLESLCTSAYRVFAAKQLGFRELEDPEEGVDATVEGTLIHQILREVYSEFNGPPSPIVPEGLDGALRLLDAAADTAFAEVTRLGVLPGAAWSQQQIVIRAYLRQFVTTDFNGDGPIAQQAAGALRWTAATEFSLQKDDSAVLVTFEGDDGPVDIHLIGMIDRIDCIQRPDRLDLVIVDYKRSQNKIPRTRIENGQVSQVHVYAAALRAILEDSARPERSRFGRAARGFPLDVADAMYVSVRSGARLDTTKDVDPTVAYRAIANAVASVRSGVFIPEPPMLASGKCDEYCVFAILCRLCEMYAQST; encoded by the coding sequence ATGGAATTGTGGCGAAGCGAGCCGGGCGGTGGCAAGACTCACGCCGTAATCGAACTTGTGCAGCAGGTGGCGTCACAGCATCCACTTCAGCGGATCTGGGTCGTGCTGCCGACCAGTCGCCAGCGCGCCGCGTTCCGCGACAGGCTGCTGCACACACTCCAGTCGCGTCCTGCCCCGACCTTCAACGTCGAGCTGTTCAATTTCTACAGCCTGACTCGCCGCGTCCTTAACCTGATCGGCGAACCCGTCCGCAGCTTGACGCCTGCCGCTCGCCAACATCTGCTGCGCCAGCTTGCTGCCCATACGCCGCTCGACACGCTTACCGAAGGCTCGACACAACCGGGATTTGCGGTCGCCATAGGCAAGCTGATCGGCGAGCTGAAGTCCGATCGGGTCATACCCGAGACATTCGACGCCGCCGCGCGTACGCACGGCACCGGCAAAGACTCCGACATCGCCCGTTTGTACGCGGCATATCAAGAGACGCTGCGGCGTAACGCGCTGGTCGACACGGAAGGCGAAGCATGGCTGGCGCTTGCCCGCCTGCGCGAGGTCGACTGGAATCCGCATCTCGAGCTGTTCGTCGCGGACGGGTTCGACAACTTCACGCCTGTGCAGGCCGATCTGCTGCGCGCAATCGCGGCCCGCGCGGGGCGCTCGGTTGTGACCCTTTCACACGTGGCGGGGCGCGAGGACGGCATCGGCCGGCGTTTCGAAGCGGCAGCCATGGCGATCGAACCCGTCGAAGTTCGCCCGCTGGCCTCCAGCGCTCCGCGTATCGAGCTGATACGGCACATCGTCCAACACGGATTCGCCCTTGACGGGCAGCCGCATCGAACCACACCCGACGCAGCACGATCTGTGCTGCTGATCGAGGCGCATTCTGTCTCGTCAGAGGCGCGCGCCGTCATGCGGCACGTCAAGCGCCTGCTTGTCGAACATCGCGCGCCGCCGGACGATGTGTTGATCGCCCTGCGCGACTGGGACCGTTATGCCGAACCGTTGGCCGCGGCGGCCTCCGAGTATGGCGTGCCCATCGCGCTGCAGTCCGGCACGGCCCTCGTTCGCCATCCCTTGCTCGCGCTCATCCGCACGGTGCTGACGCTCCCGCAGCAGGAGTTCAGGTTCAACACCGTCATCGATGTCCTGCGCTCGCCATACGTCGCGCTGGCAGGGCTGGAGCCGCAGTTGATCTCAAAGCTCGAAGCCGTCGGCCGGGCGCTGACCGTCGTCCGCGGGCGCAACGCATGGTTCGATGCGCTCGACGCGGCGGTGGACTTGACCGGCAAAGACGGCGAACCCCTGCTCACCAGCGACGAACGCGACCTGCTTTCCGACGCGTTGCTCACGCTGTTCGGCGCCGTAACGCCAGATCCTGCGCCAACGACGGTCTGGAATCAGGTGCGTCGATTCGAGGATCTCCTCGGGCCCGACCCGACCTTGTTGGATCGTGAACCGGAATCTGGCAACAGCCTCGGCATTACCGCGATGGCGCGTGAAGGCTCCACCAGCGAACGCGATACGGACGCGCTGCGTGCCGTGAAAGGCATCCTCCGCGAGATGCTCTTGACCGAGGATCTGCTCGACGCGGTCGACATACCGGGCGGCTCGATGGTCACGTGGGATGAGTTCGTCCGCGACCTGCTCGCCGCCGCGGAGGTGACGACCATCGAGGTCGACCGCGATCGCAGCGGGCGGGTGCTGATCGCAACGACCTCCGAGTGTCGCGGCACGCCGCACAACCACGTGGTCATCATGGGCTTGTCCGAGGGGATCTTCCCGGCGCCGGTCGCCAGCGATCCGATTTACCTCGACAGCGAACGCACTGCGCTAACGTACGACGGCAGCCCGCTGCTTCGGCCCGTCGCCGACCGCGCCGACGACGACAGCGTGTTCTTCGAATTATTGGCGCTCGCCAAGTCCACTCTCACGCTATCACGGCCGACGGCCCGGACCAACGGATCGTGGCCGGCATCGGTGCTATGGAACGGGATTCACGAAATCTTGCCCGAGCAGATCCCTGACGCCTGCCGCATCACCGTGCGATCAGGCGAGTCGGCTCATCCGCAAGACGCGGCATCTCCCCACGAACTAATCGAGTCGCTCTACGTCCGGTTCGGGGACTCCGCCGCCGAAACGCTGCGCCGCGTGTCGGCCGTGGAAACCGCGCATGTCCGGCGTGCAAGCGGCGCAGAACTTGCGCGGCGCGAGTTCGCGCGCGCCAGAACCGCCGACCCGACCAATCCCTACGCCGATCACATCGGTGATCTACGGCTGTTTGCCGCAAGCAAGCCGCTCTCACTGCAGTGGGACACGCATTGGTGGTCGGCATCGCAGCTCGAGTCGTTGTGCACGAGCGCCTATCGCGTATTCGCGGCCAAGCAGCTCGGGTTCAGGGAACTCGAAGACCCGGAAGAGGGCGTCGACGCGACCGTGGAAGGAACGCTGATACACCAGATTCTGCGCGAGGTGTACAGCGAGTTCAATGGGCCGCCGTCGCCGATCGTGCCCGAAGGGCTCGATGGAGCGCTGCGCCTACTTGACGCCGCGGCGGATACGGCGTTCGCCGAGGTTACGCGGCTTGGCGTGCTGCCGGGGGCAGCGTGGTCGCAGCAGCAGATCGTGATCCGCGCTTATCTGCGCCAATTCGTCACCACCGACTTCAACGGCGACGGGCCGATTGCCCAGCAAGCCGCGGGCGCTTTACGCTGGACGGCGGCGACCGAATTCAGCCTGCAGAAGGACGACAGCGCAGTCCTCGTGACGTTCGAAGGCGACGACGGCCCGGTCGATATCCACTTGATCGGCATGATCGACCGGATCGACTGTATCCAGCGGCCGGACCGCCTCGATCTCGTGATCGTCGACTACAAGCGCAGCCAGAACAAAATTCCGCGTACTAGAATTGAGAATGGACAAGTGTCGCAGGTGCACGTCTATGCCGCGGCGCTGCGGGCCATTCTGGAAGACTCGGCCCGACCGGAGCGTTCAAGGTTCGGGCGCGCGGCGCGCGGGTTCCCTCTCGATGTCGCCGACGCCATGTACGTATCCGTCCGAAGTGGCGCGCGCCTCGACACGACCAAGGATGTTGACCCGACCGTCGCCTACCGCGCGATCGCCAATGCGGTCGCGAGCGTGCGCAGCGGTGTGTTCATTCCTGAGCCGCCGATGCTCGCTAGCGGCAAATGCGATGAGTACTGTGTATTCGCCATTCTGTGCCGGCTGTGCGAGATGTACGCCCAGTCTACGTAA
- the recR gene encoding recombination protein RecR, which produces MSSQAIPEPVARLIDAFSRLPSIGSKTASRLTFYLLRAPDELSETLSDALRDLKALTRFCSVCGNITVDDPCAICSDSRRDASVIAVVEEPLDLLALESAGTFQGRYHVLGGAISPVNGIGPDDLRIRELTQRVADGRVLEVIVATNPGQEGDATALYIARELKDTGVKLTRLARGLPTGSDLQYVDSVTLLRALQGRTPFT; this is translated from the coding sequence ATGTCGTCACAGGCGATTCCCGAGCCCGTCGCGCGATTGATCGACGCGTTTTCGCGCCTGCCAAGCATCGGCAGCAAGACCGCGTCGCGCCTTACCTTCTACCTGCTGCGCGCGCCTGACGAACTCAGCGAAACACTCAGCGACGCGCTGCGTGATCTCAAGGCGCTGACGCGTTTTTGCAGTGTTTGCGGAAACATCACCGTGGACGACCCGTGCGCGATTTGCAGCGACTCTCGACGCGACGCTTCGGTGATCGCGGTGGTCGAAGAGCCGCTCGATCTGCTGGCGCTCGAGTCGGCGGGGACGTTTCAGGGGCGTTACCACGTGCTCGGAGGTGCGATCTCGCCGGTTAACGGCATCGGGCCGGACGACCTGCGCATCCGCGAACTGACGCAGCGGGTGGCGGACGGTCGCGTGCTTGAGGTGATCGTCGCCACCAATCCCGGTCAAGAAGGGGACGCGACAGCGTTGTACATCGCGCGCGAGTTGAAGGACACCGGCGTCAAACTGACGCGGCTCGCGCGCGGGTTGCCCACCGGCAGCGACTTGCAGTACGTCGACTCCGTGACCTTGCTGCGCGCGCTGCAGGGTCGCACCCCGTTTACGTAG
- a CDS encoding YbaB/EbfC family nucleoid-associated protein — protein MGGMGGFGGGGGAGGNMMRQIQKMQADMLAAQEALANETVEVSVGGGAITLVVTGHQRVQSITINPDVVDTSDPEWVNDLQDLLVLAVNQGIEQSQSMAAEKMESITGGLGSIPGLGGLLG, from the coding sequence ATGGGTGGCATGGGTGGTTTCGGCGGTGGTGGTGGCGCGGGTGGCAACATGATGCGCCAGATTCAGAAGATGCAGGCGGATATGCTCGCCGCGCAGGAAGCACTCGCCAACGAGACGGTCGAAGTCTCGGTGGGCGGCGGCGCGATCACGCTGGTCGTCACCGGCCATCAGCGCGTCCAGTCGATCACGATCAACCCGGACGTCGTCGACACCAGCGATCCGGAATGGGTAAATGACCTGCAAGACCTGCTCGTATTGGCTGTCAATCAAGGCATCGAACAGAGCCAGTCGATGGCGGCCGAAAAGATGGAGTCGATCACCGGCGGTTTGGGCAGCATTCCGGGGTTGGGCGGCCTGCTCGGCTAA
- a CDS encoding 1-acyl-sn-glycerol-3-phosphate acyltransferase, with protein sequence MIMQPPPGERPPTLPRWVRWISSVIMWLFGWKYGGGLPNVPKMVIIGVPHTTNWDGFWYLVITGYMRLRTNVIMKAEIARTPIVGWVFKVFGGIPVDRSTSNNLVTQMAAEIAKRETIAVVIAPEGTRKRTEYWHVGFYWIAHRAHVPIVLAAIDYTKKTLSFIATIETTGDIEADFRVIASLYEGNLNGKRPENIGPIRPKPSAVRKEAE encoded by the coding sequence ATGATCATGCAGCCACCACCGGGTGAACGCCCGCCCACCTTGCCGCGCTGGGTCCGTTGGATCTCCAGCGTCATCATGTGGCTGTTCGGCTGGAAGTACGGTGGCGGCCTGCCCAATGTCCCGAAAATGGTGATCATCGGCGTTCCGCATACGACCAACTGGGACGGCTTCTGGTATCTGGTCATCACAGGCTACATGCGCCTGCGCACCAACGTCATCATGAAGGCCGAGATCGCCCGCACGCCGATTGTCGGGTGGGTCTTCAAGGTGTTCGGCGGAATCCCGGTTGACCGCTCCACCAGCAACAACCTCGTCACCCAGATGGCGGCCGAGATCGCCAAGCGCGAGACGATTGCGGTCGTCATTGCCCCGGAAGGCACGCGCAAGCGAACCGAGTACTGGCACGTGGGTTTCTATTGGATCGCCCATCGTGCCCACGTCCCGATCGTCCTTGCAGCGATCGACTACACCAAGAAGACGCTGTCGTTCATCGCTACCATTGAAACCACCGGCGACATCGAGGCCGACTTTCGGGTGATTGCCTCTCTGTACGAGGGCAACCTAAACGGTAAACGACCTGAAAACATTGGACCGATCCGGCCGAAACCGAGCGCCGTGCGCAAGGAGGCCGAATGA
- a CDS encoding CDP-alcohol phosphatidyltransferase family protein: MAENANPNRDQPTSQEADQAPIPPSGDAANKDDLPADSPTTASHPQGTESGEIDSDWLDTPNSEPLPDDDMGQRLGSGPETAARAPVPSAAATPPVIEPEPEPIADTPVVPPAHPVEPTASALQEPASVEAPEPDKPRRRFPFNLFGRARTDSPPAAPTGEQSPPTVTDRARKLTHAVLHPAGALLVRFGVHPDQVTIAGTVLVFVASVLIALSHLQVGALLLLVALPFDALDGAVARAMGRTDRFGALLDSASDRYADAAIFAGLGYHFAVLDRLELLLLAFAALMGTYAVSYVRARAEGLGVDVKIGLFTRLERLAMILIMLFVPDLLPIGLIILAIGTNFTSVQRLLYVYRVLKQREG; the protein is encoded by the coding sequence ATGGCCGAGAACGCGAACCCCAACCGAGATCAACCCACATCGCAAGAGGCCGACCAAGCTCCAATACCGCCGTCCGGTGATGCTGCGAACAAGGACGACCTGCCTGCGGATAGTCCGACAACGGCCAGCCACCCTCAAGGTACGGAAAGCGGTGAGATTGACAGCGATTGGCTCGACACGCCGAACTCCGAGCCACTTCCTGACGATGACATGGGGCAGCGACTGGGGTCCGGGCCGGAGACTGCGGCCCGGGCGCCTGTGCCTTCCGCCGCTGCCACTCCCCCGGTCATCGAGCCGGAACCGGAACCGATTGCGGACACGCCTGTCGTTCCACCGGCGCACCCGGTCGAGCCGACCGCGTCGGCCCTGCAGGAACCCGCCAGCGTAGAGGCGCCTGAACCTGACAAGCCCCGCCGCAGGTTCCCGTTCAACTTGTTCGGACGCGCCCGGACGGACTCTCCGCCAGCTGCCCCCACCGGAGAACAGTCGCCGCCCACCGTGACCGACCGCGCGCGTAAGCTGACTCACGCAGTGCTGCACCCTGCTGGCGCGCTGCTGGTTCGTTTCGGCGTGCATCCGGATCAGGTCACAATCGCCGGTACAGTGCTCGTTTTCGTCGCGTCCGTGCTGATTGCGCTCTCGCACCTGCAGGTCGGCGCGCTGCTGCTGCTGGTCGCGCTTCCATTCGATGCACTCGACGGCGCCGTGGCACGCGCGATGGGCCGCACCGACCGGTTTGGCGCGCTGCTCGATTCTGCGTCAGACCGCTATGCCGACGCTGCAATTTTCGCCGGATTGGGGTATCATTTCGCCGTTCTAGACCGGTTGGAACTGCTGCTGTTGGCCTTCGCCGCGCTGATGGGTACATATGCCGTCAGCTACGTGAGGGCGCGTGCTGAAGGTCTCGGGGTCGACGTCAAGATCGGGCTGTTCACGCGGCTCGAACGACTCGCCATGATTTTGATCATGCTGTTCGTTCCCGATCTTCTGCCGATCGGCCTCATCATCCTTGCGATCGGCACGAACTTTACCAGCGTCCAGCGGTTGTTGTATGTATACCGCGTACTCAAACAAAGAGAGGGTTAG
- the lgt gene encoding prolipoprotein diacylglyceryl transferase, whose protein sequence is MEFGPQAIQIGSIQIRYYGLIIVAAILIAAMVAARLAKRSGKDPDHVWGAMFGAVILGIIGARLWYILFPPVSAVAAGRDTAWYFANFFDTQNGAIAIWSGGLHIFGAFVGGFLGAYIYIVRNKLKLMEWLDIGAVALPLAQFIGRWANFINQELYGTPTGVNWWGLKIESAYRVAPYTSTINFPVDETLFHPLFLYEGLWMLLTFFVLLRLWQTQRNNLKAGTLFLLYVASYSFIRYLLEFLRIELNLLRIYDGDGNVTTRINVTQALCLVAFVGSGFFLLPRLGSIQWGKIFRRGQGQTTSSAAAEH, encoded by the coding sequence ATGGAGTTCGGCCCACAAGCCATCCAGATTGGCAGCATTCAAATCCGCTATTACGGCTTGATCATCGTCGCGGCAATTCTTATCGCGGCAATGGTGGCGGCCCGGTTAGCCAAACGCAGCGGCAAAGATCCCGACCACGTGTGGGGCGCAATGTTCGGTGCCGTGATCCTCGGCATCATCGGCGCGCGTCTGTGGTATATCCTGTTCCCGCCGGTTTCGGCCGTCGCGGCCGGGCGTGATACCGCGTGGTACTTCGCCAACTTCTTCGACACGCAGAACGGCGCGATCGCGATTTGGAGCGGCGGCCTGCACATCTTCGGCGCGTTCGTCGGCGGCTTCCTCGGCGCATACATCTACATCGTGCGCAACAAGCTCAAGCTGATGGAATGGCTAGACATCGGGGCGGTTGCGCTTCCGCTGGCGCAGTTCATCGGCCGCTGGGCCAACTTCATCAATCAGGAACTGTACGGTACACCGACCGGCGTCAATTGGTGGGGCCTCAAGATCGAATCGGCCTACCGCGTCGCGCCGTATACCAGCACGATCAACTTCCCGGTTGACGAGACGCTGTTCCACCCGCTCTTCCTGTACGAAGGGCTGTGGATGCTGCTGACGTTCTTCGTGCTGCTGCGCCTGTGGCAGACCCAACGCAACAATCTCAAGGCCGGTACGTTGTTCCTGCTGTACGTGGCGTCCTACTCGTTCATCCGCTATTTGCTCGAGTTCCTGCGCATCGAGCTGAACTTGCTGCGCATTTACGACGGCGACGGCAACGTAACGACGCGCATCAACGTCACGCAGGCGCTGTGTTTGGTTGCGTTTGTCGGCAGCGGGTTCTTCCTGCTGCCGCGCCTCGGCTCGATCCAGTGGGGCAAGATCTTCCGGCGTGGGCAGGGTCAGACGACAAGCTCGGCCGCGGCCGAACACTAA
- a CDS encoding MFS transporter, which produces MNLKLTILATSMLGASTSSALAPVAPVFAEAFASEPNIALWSRMIVTMPAIAVALAAPLMGVVTDRFGRKPVLVASLLLYLVAGTSGLWAPDLVTVIVGRFVLGIAVAGIFTAITAVIGDRYLGMERSRMIGLQSGAIGTASVTFTILGGILADQSWRAPFWVYLGVLLVLPMALTLAPDPPTDSVSPNSPTDEPVIGPRMRRLLLAVYAGIFAIQIGFISAALQLPFQIRELTGGTTIAGLAIASMGIAFSVTSIVVQRISWPLAPVGRIAVGFVGVGVGTSLLSQLSPLPLGIGLVIAGIGYGIIQPTLVVALNQGVPNTLRGRASGGFTTALFLGQFVAPFIAQPLGDLIGISPSFIVLGVGFIVLAGILGAIHRSQQRRIPAARSA; this is translated from the coding sequence ATGAACCTGAAGCTCACCATACTGGCAACCAGCATGCTTGGCGCGTCCACGTCGTCGGCGCTGGCTCCGGTAGCCCCCGTATTCGCCGAAGCGTTCGCCAGCGAGCCGAACATCGCGCTGTGGTCGCGCATGATCGTCACGATGCCGGCGATCGCAGTCGCACTGGCCGCGCCGTTAATGGGCGTGGTGACCGACCGGTTCGGACGCAAGCCGGTATTGGTCGCGTCGCTGCTGTTGTACCTCGTCGCGGGCACCTCCGGGCTATGGGCGCCGGACCTTGTCACGGTGATCGTTGGCCGCTTCGTATTGGGCATTGCGGTTGCGGGAATATTCACGGCGATCACCGCCGTCATCGGCGATCGATACCTCGGCATGGAACGCTCGCGCATGATCGGCTTGCAGTCCGGCGCGATTGGGACGGCGTCGGTGACGTTCACGATCCTCGGCGGGATCCTCGCCGATCAATCGTGGCGCGCCCCGTTCTGGGTGTACCTCGGCGTGCTGCTCGTCCTCCCGATGGCGCTCACACTTGCGCCCGACCCGCCGACCGACTCCGTCAGCCCGAACTCCCCGACTGACGAACCGGTCATTGGCCCGCGCATGCGCCGGCTGCTGCTGGCGGTGTACGCCGGCATCTTCGCTATTCAAATCGGCTTCATCTCCGCCGCGCTGCAGCTTCCGTTTCAGATCCGCGAGCTGACGGGCGGCACCACTATAGCCGGCCTCGCCATCGCGTCGATGGGCATTGCGTTTTCGGTGACGTCGATCGTCGTACAGCGCATCTCGTGGCCGTTGGCCCCTGTCGGCCGGATCGCCGTGGGGTTCGTCGGCGTCGGTGTCGGCACGTCGCTGCTATCGCAGCTCAGTCCGCTGCCGTTGGGGATCGGGCTCGTGATCGCCGGCATCGGCTACGGCATCATCCAACCGACTCTCGTCGTCGCGCTCAATCAAGGCGTACCGAACACCTTGCGCGGTCGCGCATCGGGTGGCTTCACGACGGCGCTATTCCTCGGGCAGTTTGTCGCGCCGTTCATTGCTCAACCGCTCGGCGACCTGATCGGAATCTCACCGTCGTTCATCGTTCTGGGCGTTGGCTTCATCGTCCTCGCCGGGATACTTGGCGCCATACACCGCAGCCAGCAGCGCCGCATACCTGCGGCAAGATCTGCGTAG
- a CDS encoding ABC transporter ATP-binding protein produces the protein MIEVRGLTKVFDGFVAVDDVSLAVGTGQVLALLGPNGAGKTTTVRMMTSILAPTRGTATIAGFDVVTQAEQVRAHVGVLTEQHGLYERMKAVEYLRFFGQVYHMDAGLARKRALALMDRFGLSDALDKRLGEYSKGMKQKLALVRALLHDPPVLLLDEPTSAMDPLSAKQVRDAIIDLQRDKRTFLITTHNLTEAQTLADSIAFIRKGKLVANGTFDALRRQFVGEPRMELRVAGHLNGAVEAVRQIVTVRETGEHWMRYTTPDPERDNPNVIRTLTGLGVDVVTLAPVTQTLEDVYLQVVKEDEGTTADAGDVE, from the coding sequence TTGATCGAAGTCCGCGGCCTCACGAAGGTGTTCGATGGGTTCGTCGCCGTTGACGACGTCTCGCTGGCGGTCGGCACCGGTCAGGTGCTTGCCCTGCTTGGCCCAAACGGGGCAGGCAAGACGACCACCGTCCGCATGATGACCAGCATCCTCGCGCCGACTCGCGGCACGGCGACCATCGCCGGTTTCGATGTCGTCACACAGGCCGAGCAGGTGCGCGCGCACGTCGGCGTACTCACCGAGCAGCACGGACTCTATGAGCGCATGAAGGCGGTCGAGTATCTGCGCTTCTTCGGGCAGGTGTACCACATGGACGCCGGCCTCGCCCGCAAGCGCGCGCTCGCGCTCATGGACCGCTTCGGGTTGTCCGACGCGCTGGACAAGCGCCTTGGCGAATACTCGAAAGGTATGAAGCAGAAGCTTGCGCTCGTACGCGCGCTGCTCCATGACCCACCCGTACTGCTGCTCGACGAGCCGACCAGCGCGATGGACCCGCTGTCGGCCAAGCAGGTCCGCGACGCCATCATCGACTTGCAGCGCGATAAGCGCACGTTCCTCATCACTACGCACAATCTGACCGAAGCGCAGACTCTAGCCGACAGCATTGCGTTCATCCGTAAAGGTAAGCTGGTCGCCAACGGCACCTTCGACGCCTTGCGCCGGCAGTTTGTGGGCGAGCCGCGCATGGAGCTGCGCGTAGCCGGCCACCTCAACGGGGCGGTCGAAGCCGTTCGACAAATCGTCACCGTGCGCGAGACCGGCGAGCATTGGATGCGGTACACGACGCCCGATCCCGAACGCGACAACCCGAACGTGATCCGAACGCTGACCGGCCTCGGCGTCGATGTCGTCACGCTGGCGCCAGTGACCCAGACGCTCGAAGACGTCTACTTGCAGGTCGTCAAAGAAGATGAAGGGACTACGGCCGATGCAGGCGACGTTGAGTAA
- a CDS encoding stage II sporulation protein M, with protein sequence MQATLSNALIITRREVRDSFRDWRIVGPIVILTFLFPALAQFVAARFSAFVEGFGAPVIGERTIPFLLMIVGFFPISISLVIALETFVGEKERRSLEPLLSTPLSNIELYVGKTLAAMIPPLLASYGGMGVYLIGLLFGELQWRPPALQVVQIMLLTGVQALVMVTGAVVVSSQATSTRAANLLASFIIVPMAFVIQGESVIMFLAEDAQSPNGIGALWVIIVGMIVVALLLLRVGAAIFNREELLGRAIDTVNLRGLLGRIWGHILAVDDSGDRARNLIEWYRRAIPYSLAKLRGAALVSVLVFVAFFVFGFLAGFNPDLRLPLEPGTIGRGVDVGAQVSAIPFESTNTVSFLFQQNGRVLIASTFLSAITFGVVALALNPVTFAVLGFLTCQLILTGNDPGIILATILPHGWVEIPIILVATAAAVRLGAVVTRLPRGKTVGQAWIEALGDTIKLAVGVIIPGLAIAAVLEAVLTSAVVSWYLGV encoded by the coding sequence ATGCAGGCGACGTTGAGTAACGCTCTGATCATCACGCGGCGCGAAGTGCGTGACAGCTTCCGCGATTGGCGCATCGTCGGGCCAATCGTCATCCTGACGTTTCTGTTCCCGGCGCTGGCGCAGTTCGTGGCCGCGCGCTTCAGCGCGTTCGTCGAGGGTTTCGGCGCGCCGGTCATCGGCGAGCGCACGATCCCCTTCCTGCTAATGATCGTCGGCTTCTTCCCGATTTCGATCTCGTTGGTGATCGCGCTGGAGACGTTCGTCGGGGAAAAGGAGCGCCGATCGCTCGAACCGCTGCTGAGCACACCGCTCAGCAACATCGAGCTGTACGTCGGCAAGACGCTCGCCGCGATGATCCCGCCGCTGCTGGCGAGCTATGGCGGCATGGGCGTCTACCTTATCGGCCTGCTGTTCGGCGAACTGCAGTGGCGGCCGCCCGCGCTGCAAGTTGTCCAGATTATGCTGCTGACCGGCGTGCAAGCCCTCGTGATGGTGACGGGCGCGGTGGTCGTCAGCAGTCAAGCGACTAGCACGCGCGCCGCAAACCTGCTTGCGAGCTTCATCATCGTGCCGATGGCGTTTGTGATCCAAGGCGAAAGCGTCATCATGTTCCTCGCCGAAGATGCGCAATCGCCAAACGGAATCGGCGCGCTGTGGGTCATCATCGTCGGCATGATCGTCGTTGCGCTGCTGCTGCTGCGGGTCGGCGCGGCGATATTCAACCGCGAGGAGCTGCTGGGCCGTGCGATCGACACGGTCAACTTGCGCGGGCTGCTTGGCCGGATTTGGGGCCACATCCTCGCCGTGGACGACAGCGGCGACCGCGCCCGCAACCTGATCGAATGGTACCGCCGCGCAATCCCGTACAGCCTCGCCAAATTGCGTGGGGCGGCGTTGGTATCGGTGCTGGTGTTCGTCGCGTTCTTCGTATTCGGCTTCCTCGCCGGCTTCAACCCCGATCTCAGGCTGCCGCTGGAACCGGGGACGATTGGCCGGGGCGTCGACGTCGGCGCACAGGTCTCGGCCATTCCGTTCGAGTCGACCAATACGGTCTCGTTCCTGTTTCAGCAGAACGGGCGCGTACTGATCGCTTCGACGTTCCTGTCCGCGATCACGTTCGGCGTCGTGGCGCTGGCACTGAATCCGGTTACGTTCGCCGTGCTAGGCTTCTTGACCTGTCAGTTGATCCTCACCGGCAACGATCCCGGCATCATCCTCGCGACAATCCTGCCCCACGGCTGGGTTGAGATTCCAATCATTCTGGTCGCGACCGCAGCGGCGGTCCGCCTCGGCGCGGTGGTGACGCGGCTTCCGCGCGGCAAGACGGTCGGTCAGGCATGGATCGAGGCGCTGGGTGATACAATCAAGCTGGCAGTCGGGGTGATTATCCCCGGTCTGGCGATCGCCGCGGTACTCGAGGCGGTCTTGACCTCAGCGGTCGTGAGCTGGTATCTCGGGGTCTAG